Part of the Pseudomonadota bacterium genome is shown below.
CACGGCTCCATCCGTGGGTGGCGCCGGGGGCGAAGGCGAAGGCGAAATCCTTGCCTGCCCTGATCAGCTCGTCTGCCAGCACGGCGATAGTCTTGAAGGGCACGACCTGGTCCTGCATACCGTGGATGAGCAGCAGGTGATCCTCGAGCTTAGCCGCGTGATGTCTCGCCTGACGCGCGAAGATCTCTGGATGGGTAGCCGGTTGGCGCACGATCGCCACATCGTCGGTGCCGAAGAAGTAGGGATCGACGGCCGCCGCTGCCGCAACGCCTGCGCAGAACAGGCCCGGTTTGGTGAGCAGTGAGTACACGGCGAGCGTGCCTCCGTAGCTGCTACCCCAGATACCCAATCGCCTATCATCTACGTAAGGTAGGGACTTGAGATAGTCCGCAGCGCTGGCTAGATCTTCGATGTCATTGCCGGCGAAATCGGTGAGGAAGGCCTCACGGAAATCGCGGCCGTAGCCCGTGCTGCCGCGTACGTCCACCTGCACCACCACGTAGCCTCGCTGGGCGAGCAGGTGCTGCACTAGGCCGTAGGTACCGCTCCAGCGGTTGCGCACCGTGTTCGAGTAGACCGGGCCGAAGAGCACGGGGTAGCGGCGCGAGGCGTCGAAGTTCGGTGGCAAGAGCAGACGAGCGTGCAGGACCTGATCATCGATGCGACTCGCAAAGCTCACGTAGCGGGGAGTGCCCCAGGCGATGTCGAGGAACTCGCGCGGGGGTGAGCGGGTCACCCGTTGGCGTTCGCTGCCGTCGCTGCGCGAGATGAACAGCTCCGTGGGTTGATCATCCGCGCTGTGCAGAGTGGCGAGCCACTGTCCATCGGGCGATGGGAAAGGGACGTGGCGACCGGGCACGCGGGTCACTTGCTCGGTCTCACCGCTCGCCAACGAGAGGCGGTACACGTGCTGATCGTAAGGGCCTGCCCCGTTGCCGGTGAAGTAGACTAGGCCCCGCGCTGGCACGACGGTAGGCGCACTCAGCACGTCGTAAGCAGGGTTCGTGAGACGGGTGAAAGGCGGCGGGGCCTGCCCTGGGTCGAGGGCATAGAGGCCGTAGCGATCTTCCGTATCGCTCAGGAAAATGAGCCGCTCGCCGCTTGGGTCCCACGCGGACGCGAAGGCGGTGTAGATGCGACTTGGCCGGTGGCCGTGCCAACGCGCCTGCGGGGTATCTTCCCCCGGGATCAGCGTGTAGAGCCAACGAT
Proteins encoded:
- a CDS encoding prolyl oligopeptidase family serine peptidase — translated: MHLSRSTSRSCTRVRWPLEIVIALAAAWSLPRADAAAPGQLTLDQLFTLPKLAGTAPAQLTWSPDGAHLAFLWSDAGAAVRELWLVSATGEGLRRVNAPTDAAPGVSQVLWSKGGQHLITLRGDGLWQTRLPGEEHELLATLAGDASALALSPDGTRLTWLQDGDLWQYDFRAQVSDVLTTLGLPSLSSLPAGRYRRPEREIGPGIWSGPTYAWSPDGRHIALHVVDRRGMRQVPFPNYLAAETDPNFVRRGYPGDPNESRTLALLDVMTGEMHWPSLPASTANQIIDFSWSPQGVLLIDVASDTAVDRWLYTLIPGEDTPQARWHGHRPSRIYTAFASAWDPSGERLIFLSDTEDRYGLYALDPGQAPPPFTRLTNPAYDVLSAPTVVPARGLVYFTGNGAGPYDQHVYRLSLASGETEQVTRVPGRHVPFPSPDGQWLATLHSADDQPTELFISRSDGSERQRVTRSPPREFLDIAWGTPRYVSFASRIDDQVLHARLLLPPNFDASRRYPVLFGPVYSNTVRNRWSGTYGLVQHLLAQRGYVVVQVDVRGSTGYGRDFREAFLTDFAGNDIEDLASAADYLKSLPYVDDRRLGIWGSSYGGTLAVYSLLTKPGLFCAGVAAAAAVDPYFFGTDDVAIVRQPATHPEIFARQARHHAAKLEDHLLLIHGMQDQVVPFKTIAVLADELIRAGKDFAFAFAPGATHGWSREGPYARYLFGKLVAHFDRYLKDEAACSNGA